In Meiothermus ruber DSM 1279, the following proteins share a genomic window:
- the yjjX gene encoding inosine/xanthosine triphosphatase, giving the protein MVVVGSTNPAKLEPVRRVFAEVFPGLEVRGVEVPSGVRAQPIGYHETLQGALNRARAALAQPGAAWGLGLEAGVEFNGQGSWLFNIAVILRADGRWGLARGGSVLLPPRVGERLRRGEELGPIMDDLVGKKDTKKGSGAVGILTLSRIERMEFWRHTLELALPPFLRPELYPLEGVAYLFPDT; this is encoded by the coding sequence ATGGTCGTCGTCGGCAGCACCAACCCGGCCAAGCTCGAGCCGGTGCGCCGGGTGTTTGCAGAGGTGTTTCCGGGCCTGGAGGTGCGCGGGGTGGAGGTGCCCAGCGGGGTGCGGGCCCAGCCGATTGGCTACCATGAAACCCTGCAGGGCGCCCTAAACCGGGCCCGGGCAGCCCTGGCCCAGCCCGGCGCAGCCTGGGGCCTGGGGCTGGAGGCTGGGGTGGAGTTCAATGGGCAGGGGAGCTGGCTCTTCAACATTGCGGTGATTCTGCGGGCCGATGGGCGGTGGGGCCTGGCCCGCGGGGGCTCGGTTTTGCTGCCGCCGCGGGTGGGGGAGCGCCTGCGAAGGGGCGAGGAGCTGGGCCCCATCATGGACGATCTGGTGGGAAAAAAAGACACCAAGAAGGGCAGCGGTGCGGTGGGCATCCTTACCCTTTCGCGCATCGAACGGATGGAGTTCTGGCGGCACACCCTCGAGCTGGCCCTGCCCCCTTTTCTGCGCCCGGAGCTTTATCCACTGGAGGGTGTGGCGTACCTGTTCCCCGACACCTAG
- a CDS encoding acyl-CoA dehydrogenase gives MEKLISRRDLEFLLYEVLEVEALTQRERYRDHSRETFKDILDVAYRIALEHFATHNKKNDQEEPWFDGERVHTNPEIKAALEAYRQAGLFAATHDYALGGIQLPYVIATAYGALFKAANIATASFALLTAGNANLLRKYGSPAQQKKYLLPQLEGRFFGTMCLSEPHAGSSLTDLLTRAEPQADGTYRLNGSKMWISGGDHEIAENIVHLVLAKIPGGPPGVKGISLFIVPKYLVHEDGRLGPRNGVRVAGLNHKMGYRGIPNCLLSLEDAVGELVGAPHQGLSYMFTMMNEARIGVGMGAMALAYTGYLHALEYAQTRTQGRRLHDKNPASPAVPIIQHPDVRRMLIMQKAYAEGCLHLCLYAARLVDEERTAPTPEAAEQARLLLEVLTPVVKAWSSELGMRANELAIQVHGGYGYTRDYNVEQFYRDNRLNAIHEGTNGIQALDLLARKVGMQRGQGFRLWAQEVERTIQASRDTEALRPYAEALEQALQTTTEVTQHLLNKAAQGAVERAFANSFAYLELFGTVTLAWLWLEQARKALGKEGAFYRGKLEAARYFFLYELDKVPLLAARLMRLDDVFLYPEQDWLVAD, from the coding sequence ATGGAAAAGCTCATCTCCCGGCGCGACCTCGAGTTCCTGCTGTATGAAGTGCTGGAGGTGGAGGCCCTCACCCAGCGCGAGCGCTACCGCGACCACAGCCGCGAGACCTTCAAAGATATCCTGGACGTGGCCTACCGCATCGCGCTCGAGCACTTCGCCACCCACAACAAGAAAAACGACCAGGAAGAGCCCTGGTTCGACGGCGAGCGGGTGCACACCAACCCCGAGATCAAGGCGGCCCTCGAGGCCTACCGCCAGGCGGGCCTGTTTGCGGCCACGCACGACTACGCGCTGGGCGGCATTCAACTGCCCTACGTGATTGCCACGGCCTACGGCGCTTTGTTCAAGGCGGCCAACATCGCCACCGCCAGCTTTGCCCTGCTCACCGCGGGCAACGCCAACCTTCTGCGCAAATATGGCTCGCCGGCCCAGCAGAAAAAGTACCTGCTGCCCCAGCTCGAGGGCCGCTTTTTTGGCACCATGTGCCTCTCCGAGCCCCACGCCGGCTCCTCGCTCACCGACCTCCTGACCCGCGCCGAACCCCAGGCGGATGGCACCTACCGGCTCAACGGCTCCAAGATGTGGATTTCCGGGGGCGACCACGAGATTGCCGAGAACATCGTGCACCTGGTGCTGGCCAAGATTCCCGGAGGCCCCCCCGGCGTCAAGGGGATTTCGCTCTTCATCGTGCCCAAGTACCTGGTGCACGAGGATGGCCGCCTGGGGCCCCGCAACGGGGTGCGGGTGGCCGGCCTCAACCACAAGATGGGCTACCGGGGGATTCCCAACTGCTTGCTGAGCCTCGAGGACGCGGTGGGTGAGCTGGTGGGCGCGCCGCACCAGGGCCTGTCCTACATGTTCACCATGATGAACGAGGCCCGCATCGGGGTGGGCATGGGCGCGATGGCGCTGGCCTACACCGGCTACCTGCACGCGCTGGAATACGCCCAGACCCGCACCCAGGGCCGCCGCCTGCACGACAAGAACCCGGCCAGCCCCGCGGTTCCCATCATCCAGCACCCCGATGTGCGCCGCATGCTGATCATGCAAAAAGCCTACGCCGAGGGCTGCTTGCACCTGTGCCTGTATGCGGCCCGGCTGGTAGACGAGGAGCGTACCGCTCCCACCCCCGAGGCCGCCGAGCAGGCCCGTTTGCTGCTCGAGGTGCTCACCCCGGTGGTCAAGGCCTGGTCGAGCGAGCTGGGTATGCGGGCCAACGAGCTGGCTATTCAGGTGCACGGGGGCTACGGCTACACCCGCGACTACAACGTCGAGCAGTTCTACCGCGACAACCGCCTCAACGCCATTCACGAGGGCACCAACGGCATCCAGGCCCTCGACCTGCTGGCGCGCAAGGTGGGGATGCAGAGAGGGCAGGGCTTCCGGCTGTGGGCGCAGGAGGTCGAACGAACCATCCAGGCCAGCCGGGACACCGAGGCCCTGCGGCCTTACGCCGAAGCCCTCGAGCAGGCCCTGCAGACCACCACCGAGGTCACCCAGCACCTGCTGAACAAGGCGGCCCAGGGGGCGGTGGAGCGGGCTTTTGCCAACTCGTTTGCCTATCTGGAACTCTTCGGCACGGTGACGCTGGCCTGGCTGTGGCTGGAGCAGGCGCGCAAAGCGTTGGGAAAGGAAGGGGCTTTCTACCGGGGTAAGCTCGAGGCCGCCCGCTACTTTTTCCTCTACGAGCTCGACAAGGTGCCGCTGCTGGCCGCGAGGCTGATGCGCCTGGACGATGTGTTTTTGTACCCCGAGCAGGACTGGCTGGTGGCAGATTGA
- the argC gene encoding N-acetyl-gamma-glutamyl-phosphate reductase, translating to MSEKKTVSIVGGSGYAGGEFLRLALGHPYLEVKQVTSRRMMGDPVTLVHPNLRGRTNLKFVDPASLEPCDILVLSMPHGVAAKEFEKYQHLAPVIVDLSADFRLKNLDLYRKYYGEDHPRPDLVGQWVYGNPELYREALKTANYIACCGCNATATILGLYPLLQEGLLAPGPIFATVMISTSAAGAEPSLASHHPERAGSIRAYKPTGHRHTAEIRENLPGQPELHLTAIATDRVRGILMTAQTFLRQGLSEKEVWGAYRKVYGAEPFIRLVKLKKGIHRYPDPNVVEGTNYCDVGFELEEDTGRLVVISAIDNLVKGTAGHAIQSLNVRMGWPETAGLEFSGLHP from the coding sequence ATGAGCGAGAAAAAGACGGTTTCGATTGTGGGGGGTTCCGGCTACGCCGGGGGGGAGTTTCTGCGGCTGGCCCTGGGGCACCCGTACCTCGAGGTCAAACAGGTCACCTCGCGCCGTATGATGGGCGACCCGGTCACGCTGGTGCACCCCAACCTGCGGGGCCGCACCAACCTGAAGTTTGTAGACCCGGCCAGCCTCGAGCCCTGCGATATTCTGGTGCTTTCCATGCCGCACGGGGTGGCGGCCAAGGAGTTTGAGAAATACCAGCACCTGGCCCCCGTGATCGTGGATCTGTCGGCGGACTTTCGCCTGAAGAACCTGGATCTGTACAGGAAATACTACGGCGAAGACCACCCCCGCCCCGACCTTGTGGGCCAGTGGGTCTACGGCAACCCCGAGCTGTACCGCGAGGCCCTCAAAACCGCCAACTACATCGCCTGCTGCGGCTGCAACGCCACCGCCACCATCCTGGGCCTCTACCCCTTGCTGCAAGAGGGCCTGCTGGCCCCGGGGCCCATCTTCGCCACGGTGATGATCTCTACCAGCGCCGCCGGGGCCGAGCCCAGCCTGGCCTCGCACCACCCCGAACGCGCGGGCAGCATCCGGGCCTACAAGCCCACCGGCCACCGCCACACCGCCGAAATTCGCGAGAACCTGCCGGGCCAGCCCGAACTCCACCTGACCGCCATCGCCACCGACCGGGTGCGCGGCATCCTGATGACCGCCCAGACCTTTTTGCGCCAGGGCCTGAGCGAAAAAGAGGTCTGGGGGGCCTACCGCAAGGTGTATGGGGCGGAGCCTTTCATCCGCCTGGTGAAGCTTAAGAAGGGCATCCACCGCTACCCCGACCCCAACGTGGTGGAGGGCACCAACTACTGCGATGTGGGCTTCGAGCTGGAAGAGGATACCGGGCGGCTGGTGGTGATCTCGGCCATTGACAACCTGGTCAAGGGAACCGCGGGCCACGCCATCCAGAGCCTGAACGTGCGGATGGGCTGGCCCGAGACCGCGGGCCTCGAGTTCAGCGGGCTGCATCCGTAG
- a CDS encoding [LysW]-aminoadipate kinase yields the protein MIVVKVGGSEGINYEAVAKDAASLWKSGQKLILVHGGSSETNKIAEALGHPPQFLTHPGGLTSRLTDRKTLEIFEMVYCGLVNKRIVELLQKEGVNAVGLSGLDGRIFEGKRKDAVKYIENGKIKIHRGDYTGSVEKVNTALLTLLLEAGYLPVLTPPAVSYQGEAINTDGDTAAALLATAFKAEALLLLSNIPGLLANFPDESSLIREIPAARVGDPQYMSVAQGRMKKKVLGAVEAVQGGVGRVVFGDARIEQPISAALAGAGTVVR from the coding sequence ATGATTGTAGTCAAGGTAGGCGGTTCAGAAGGCATCAACTACGAGGCGGTGGCGAAGGACGCCGCTTCGCTCTGGAAGTCGGGCCAGAAGCTCATCCTGGTGCACGGGGGCAGCAGCGAGACCAACAAAATTGCCGAGGCCCTGGGCCATCCGCCGCAGTTTCTGACCCACCCCGGCGGCCTCACCAGCCGCCTCACCGACCGGAAGACCCTGGAAATTTTCGAGATGGTCTACTGCGGCCTGGTGAACAAGCGCATCGTGGAGCTGTTGCAGAAAGAGGGCGTCAATGCCGTGGGCCTTTCGGGGCTGGATGGGCGCATCTTCGAGGGCAAGCGCAAGGACGCGGTCAAGTACATCGAAAACGGCAAGATCAAGATTCACCGGGGCGACTACACGGGCTCGGTGGAAAAGGTGAACACGGCCCTGCTTACCCTGTTGCTGGAGGCGGGCTACCTGCCGGTGCTCACCCCGCCGGCGGTCTCGTACCAGGGCGAGGCCATCAACACCGACGGCGACACCGCAGCAGCCCTGCTGGCCACGGCCTTCAAAGCCGAAGCGCTGCTGCTCCTTTCCAACATTCCGGGCCTCCTGGCCAACTTCCCCGACGAGTCGAGCCTGATCCGCGAGATTCCGGCAGCCCGGGTGGGCGACCCCCAGTACATGAGCGTGGCCCAGGGGCGCATGAAGAAAAAAGTGCTGGGGGCGGTGGAGGCAGTGCAGGGTGGGGTGGGCCGGGTGGTGTTTGGGGATGCCCGCATCGAGCAGCCCATCTCGGCGGCGCTGGCGGGGGCCGGTACGGTGGTGCGGTAA